One genomic region from Candidatus Paceibacterota bacterium encodes:
- a CDS encoding prepilin-type N-terminal cleavage/methylation domain-containing protein has translation MFNHRTRTTQKAFTLIEVIIVVAIAGIISVAVGAFGGNVFSYNRTLSDSLVASFEGGEVVQDFVAEVRSAGPSITGSFPIVEASTTAITFYADISGDSNREQIRYFKDGATLKKTVTPPGTNPNRYVGASSTTGIVVQNILSTSTPLFKYYDDSYTGTSTAVALTQPVDPRLIRLIQITIPIERDPNRAPGPIIIESRVSIRNLKDNL, from the coding sequence ATGTTTAATCATCGCACACGTACAACGCAGAAGGCATTTACATTAATTGAAGTAATTATTGTTGTTGCTATTGCGGGAATAATAAGTGTTGCTGTTGGTGCGTTTGGTGGAAATGTATTTTCATACAATCGAACTTTGTCCGATAGTCTGGTTGCTTCGTTTGAGGGAGGTGAGGTAGTACAAGACTTTGTTGCAGAAGTTCGTTCTGCTGGACCTTCAATTACGGGTTCTTTTCCAATTGTTGAAGCATCAACAACGGCAATTACATTTTATGCGGATATAAGTGGAGATTCAAACAGGGAACAAATTCGATACTTCAAAGATGGGGCTACTTTAAAAAAGACAGTTACACCCCCTGGTACAAACCCAAATAGATATGTTGGCGCAAGTTCAACTACTGGAATTGTTGTTCAAAATATTCTTTCCACGTCTACACCTTTATTTAAATACTACGATGATAGTTATACGGGAACCTCAACAGCTGTTGCCCTTACACAGCCAGTAGATCCACGCTTGATTAGATTGATCCAGATTACTATCCCAATTGAAAGAGACCCAAATCGTGCTCCGGGGCCTATAATTATAGAAAGTCGGGTAAGTATTAGGAACCTAAAAGATAACTTATGA
- a CDS encoding DUF5668 domain-containing protein, giving the protein MRTGIIVLSVGVIFLLKNLGLLDAVSFSLVWPTLLIVAGFALIALPTYRCGVCNKKNWKGNAVCRNCVKDVRSSGEEGTKIA; this is encoded by the coding sequence ATGAGAACAGGAATAATTGTATTGTCAGTTGGTGTTATCTTTCTACTTAAGAACCTTGGGTTACTCGACGCTGTATCGTTTTCACTTGTCTGGCCGACACTATTAATTGTTGCTGGATTTGCACTCATTGCACTTCCGACGTACCGATGTGGAGTGTGTAATAAGAAAAACTGGAAAGGAAATGCCGTGTGCAGAAATTGTGTAAAGGATGTTCGGTCATCTGGAGAAGAAGGAACTAAAATTGCATAA
- a CDS encoding type II secretion system F family protein, which produces MKIPTLFGRVKAHDKVLLAKNLSAMLEAGLSLSRALAVIERQTRNKKLKEALSVINQDLAAGKTFNETISKFPNIFSPLFISMVKAGEESGSLSASLQTVGLQLERASELTRKIRGAMMYPGVILLAMCGIAFFMLTNVVPAITDTFKEMNVELPTTTKLVIFVSDFLKNNVIVTLLGIAVIAFSLWSFTKTRVGKRSVHWLILHIPIINVLVKETNAARTARTMSSLLTAGVDILAAVEITQDVLQNVYYKDIIGEARPIVERGEPLSTVFAKHENLYPPFVGEMLAVGEETGQMAKMLLGVAVYYEDEVEQKTKDMSSIIEPFLMIIIGAAVGFFAISMLGPIYSIGDAIK; this is translated from the coding sequence ATGAAGATACCTACACTATTTGGAAGAGTTAAGGCACACGATAAGGTTCTCCTTGCAAAAAATCTTAGCGCCATGCTCGAGGCGGGTCTTTCGCTTTCACGTGCACTTGCAGTTATTGAACGTCAAACAAGGAATAAGAAATTAAAAGAGGCGCTTTCTGTAATTAACCAAGATTTGGCAGCGGGCAAAACTTTTAACGAGACTATTTCAAAATTTCCAAACATTTTCTCCCCACTATTTATTTCTATGGTAAAGGCGGGAGAGGAAAGCGGTTCTCTGTCCGCCTCACTCCAAACAGTTGGATTACAACTTGAGCGAGCTAGTGAACTGACGAGAAAAATCAGAGGTGCCATGATGTACCCAGGTGTCATTCTCCTTGCTATGTGCGGTATTGCCTTTTTCATGCTTACAAACGTCGTCCCTGCAATTACAGACACGTTCAAGGAAATGAATGTTGAACTTCCAACAACAACAAAACTTGTAATCTTTGTAAGTGACTTTTTAAAGAATAATGTAATCGTAACGCTATTGGGAATAGCTGTTATTGCTTTTAGCTTGTGGAGTTTTACAAAAACTCGAGTTGGTAAGCGATCTGTCCACTGGCTAATACTTCATATTCCAATTATCAATGTGTTGGTAAAGGAAACAAATGCCGCACGAACAGCACGAACAATGTCATCTCTGCTGACTGCAGGTGTTGATATTTTAGCAGCGGTTGAAATTACACAAGATGTATTACAAAACGTGTATTACAAAGATATTATCGGTGAAGCAAGGCCAATCGTAGAACGTGGAGAGCCACTCTCAACAGTATTTGCTAAGCATGAAAATTTATACCCTCCATTCGTCGGTGAAATGCTTGCAGTAGGAGAGGAGACTGGACAGATGGCCAAGATGCTTCTGGGTGTTGCTGTGTATTACGAAGATGAGGTCGAACAAAAGACAAAAGATATGTCGTCAATTATTGAGCCGTTCCTTATGATTATAATTGGAGCAGCGGTAGGTTTCTTTGCAATATCAATGCTTGGACCTATTTACTCAATCGGAGACGCAATTAAATAA
- a CDS encoding undecaprenyl-diphosphate phosphatase, whose translation MTITQAILLGIVEGLTEFLPVSSTGHLIVFSSLMDLEPTEFLKTFQIFIQVGAILAVLPLFIRRVKRSPKRAFNILAAFIPTALAGVLLYPMVKSFLEYPSLVAWALLVGGVIMLAIELRLKKQVETEEDFRLRRSISLKDSILLGTYQAFALIPGVSRSGSTIIGGLMHRIDRAAIVEFSFVLSVPTIIAASAYDLLKMQISLNGMEMLLLAVGFLSSWLSAFFCVRMFIRFVSSHTFIPFAVYRIIAGIVLLVFFF comes from the coding sequence ATGACAATTACTCAAGCAATACTTCTTGGAATCGTTGAGGGACTCACAGAGTTTTTGCCCGTATCCTCTACGGGTCACTTGATTGTTTTTTCAAGTTTAATGGACCTAGAGCCAACTGAGTTTTTAAAAACATTCCAAATTTTTATTCAGGTGGGAGCAATATTGGCAGTGCTACCTCTGTTCATTCGAAGAGTAAAGCGTAGTCCGAAGCGGGCTTTTAATATCCTCGCAGCATTTATTCCTACTGCACTTGCGGGGGTGTTGCTGTATCCGATGGTGAAAAGTTTTTTGGAGTACCCGTCACTTGTTGCATGGGCGCTGCTTGTTGGAGGAGTTATTATGCTTGCAATTGAGTTACGACTTAAAAAGCAGGTTGAAACAGAGGAGGACTTTAGGCTTCGAAGATCGATCTCACTTAAAGATTCAATTCTTCTGGGAACATATCAGGCGTTTGCGTTAATTCCAGGCGTATCACGATCTGGCTCAACAATTATTGGTGGACTGATGCATAGAATAGACAGGGCAGCGATTGTTGAGTTCTCATTTGTACTGTCAGTGCCAACTATCATAGCTGCAAGTGCATACGACCTCCTTAAAATGCAGATTTCATTAAATGGAATGGAAATGCTTCTTTTGGCAGTGGGTTTCTTGTCGTCATGGCTCTCTGCCTTCTTCTGTGTCCGTATGTTTATACGCTTTGTGTCCTCACACACATTCATCCCATTTGCTGTGTACAGGATAATTGCCGGTATCGTACTCCTTGTCTTCTTCTTTTAG
- a CDS encoding SIMPL domain-containing protein (The SIMPL domain is named for its presence in mouse protein SIMPL (signalling molecule that associates with mouse pelle-like kinase). Bacterial member BP26, from Brucella, was shown to assemble into a channel-like structure, while YggE from E. coli has been associated with resistance to oxidative stress.): MDTTNNTLKSFSYLGGLVALGMVLSALIFSVSFYVSRDNNSSLSVTGSAKKEVEADRVRWSLSLTRTVDESQINAGYQSLAKDLVAVKQLFSQSGVAEDEYTSSPVYMDQVYKQNDYANREYILRQIIEVNSPKVAEISALAKNVQVLASQGVLFQSMPLEYTYSKLAEARIELLADAMRDAKERANQIAQSGGSQVGDLQSAASGVVQVLSPGSISVDDYGAYDTQSLKKEIMVTVRASFMLE; the protein is encoded by the coding sequence ATGGATACAACAAACAATACATTAAAAAGCTTTTCGTACTTAGGTGGTCTAGTTGCTCTGGGCATGGTTCTGAGCGCCCTTATTTTTTCTGTCTCGTTTTATGTAAGTCGAGATAATAACTCGTCTCTTTCGGTAACTGGATCAGCAAAAAAAGAAGTTGAAGCTGACAGAGTTAGGTGGTCGCTTTCGTTGACTAGAACTGTTGATGAGTCACAAATTAATGCAGGATATCAATCGTTAGCAAAAGATCTCGTGGCAGTTAAGCAGCTATTTTCACAAAGCGGGGTAGCAGAAGATGAATACACAAGTTCACCGGTGTACATGGACCAAGTGTATAAGCAGAACGATTATGCAAATAGAGAATATATACTCCGCCAGATTATTGAAGTGAATTCTCCAAAGGTCGCAGAGATTTCTGCGCTCGCAAAAAATGTCCAAGTGTTGGCTTCTCAAGGGGTACTTTTTCAATCAATGCCGCTTGAATACACATATTCTAAGCTTGCCGAGGCTCGAATAGAATTACTTGCTGACGCAATGCGGGATGCTAAAGAGAGGGCAAACCAGATCGCACAAAGTGGAGGTTCACAAGTAGGTGACCTCCAATCTGCGGCTAGCGGAGTCGTACAAGTACTTTCTCCAGGATCAATTAGTGTGGACGATTATGGGGCATATGACACTCAAAGTTTGAAGAAGGAAATTATGGTGACAGTGCGCGCTTCCTTCATGCTTGAATAA
- a CDS encoding prepilin-type N-terminal cleavage/methylation domain-containing protein has product MAQIASRNRGFTLIELLVSLSILVIVTTAIYEGYQRTFRVARLSKVKTVATSIANEEFEIIRNMSYSDIGLSGGSPAGSLQRFKTITKGNFNFFATTTIRNIDDPFDGMIGSTTKNDISPADYKLVQVDIRCIACNPDDTLSFSTILAPKGLESTSNKGSLFVRVFDANGQAVEGATVSVVNGSVTPAINISESTDTTGILQLVDIPTSTERYRIVVSKGGYSTDQTYWPGATGNPSPIKRHASVIKGSLTQTSFAIDETSSLDISTLTASSCAPIGNISMNISGSKLIGTPNVYKYSNTATTNGSGLLPLSSLEWDTYAITLASAGRNIAGSIPLLPIAVNPGSENDATLLIAPAVPNALLVSVRDSGSSLPLSGATVEITRSGTTYTSITGQGYIDQTNWVGGSGQDTIGDESRYFSSDGNIETTTPSGQISLKNILGSYVASGELTSSVFDVGTSSDFYSLAWLPANQPAQAGGDAVRIQLAASDTNTATTTWNYVGTDGTSGTYYTASGQTIHASMNGKRYIRYKVFLQTASNAYTPTVSDISITFGGNCVAPGQVYFDGLTSGTYSISVSKTGYDTYSGSLSATSTYSTHAVSLGQ; this is encoded by the coding sequence ATGGCACAAATAGCCAGTAGGAATCGGGGATTCACATTAATTGAGCTACTCGTAAGCTTAAGTATTTTAGTTATTGTCACAACGGCAATTTATGAAGGATATCAGCGTACTTTTCGTGTTGCGCGATTGTCGAAAGTTAAAACAGTGGCTACCTCAATTGCAAACGAAGAGTTTGAGATTATTCGTAACATGTCATATTCAGACATTGGTCTTTCTGGCGGATCTCCCGCTGGCTCACTTCAGCGTTTTAAAACAATCACTAAAGGAAACTTTAATTTTTTTGCTACAACAACAATCAGAAATATTGATGATCCGTTCGATGGCATGATTGGAAGTACAACTAAAAACGATATTTCTCCAGCAGATTATAAACTCGTTCAAGTCGACATACGTTGTATTGCGTGTAACCCAGATGACACGCTTTCGTTTAGTACTATTCTTGCTCCGAAGGGTCTAGAGAGTACTTCAAACAAGGGGTCATTATTTGTTCGTGTATTTGATGCAAATGGTCAGGCAGTAGAGGGTGCAACAGTGTCTGTGGTAAATGGATCGGTTACCCCTGCAATCAATATTTCAGAATCAACAGATACTACAGGTATTCTACAGCTGGTAGATATACCAACTTCAACTGAGAGGTATCGAATTGTGGTATCGAAAGGTGGATATTCAACTGATCAAACATACTGGCCTGGTGCGACAGGAAATCCAAGTCCGATAAAGCGACATGCAAGTGTTATTAAAGGATCACTCACTCAAACAAGTTTTGCAATTGATGAGACAAGTTCTTTAGATATCTCCACTTTGACGGCATCTTCGTGTGCTCCAATTGGAAATATCTCTATGAATATAAGTGGCTCTAAACTGATCGGTACACCAAATGTCTATAAATATAGTAATACAGCCACAACGAATGGTTCTGGCCTATTGCCACTTTCGAGTCTTGAGTGGGATACCTACGCTATAACACTTGCTTCGGCAGGAAGAAATATCGCTGGATCAATTCCATTGTTGCCAATTGCGGTTAATCCGGGGTCTGAAAACGATGCCACTCTTTTGATTGCTCCGGCTGTTCCAAATGCACTACTGGTCAGTGTAAGAGACTCTGGGTCTAGCTTACCGCTCTCTGGCGCCACTGTTGAGATTACACGTAGTGGAACGACATACACATCTATAACAGGACAGGGATATATAGATCAAACAAACTGGGTTGGAGGATCTGGGCAAGATACTATCGGTGATGAGAGTAGATATTTTTCTTCTGATGGAAATATTGAAACAACAACACCATCCGGACAAATATCACTAAAGAATATACTGGGATCCTATGTTGCAAGTGGAGAACTTACATCTTCAGTATTTGATGTTGGAACCTCAAGTGATTTCTACTCTTTAGCCTGGCTTCCAGCAAACCAGCCAGCACAGGCAGGTGGTGATGCAGTACGTATTCAGCTAGCTGCAAGTGATACAAACACAGCAACTACAACATGGAATTATGTAGGAACTGATGGAACGAGTGGAACGTATTACACAGCATCAGGTCAAACTATCCACGCTTCGATGAATGGTAAGCGGTATATTCGGTACAAGGTCTTTTTACAAACAGCAAGTAATGCGTATACACCAACAGTTTCAGATATATCCATTACGTTTGGTGGTAACTGTGTTGCGCCGGGCCAAGTATACTTTGATGGATTAACCTCAGGAACATATAGTATTTCCGTTTCAAAAACAGGTTACGATACATATTCTGGTTCGCTGTCAGCCACAAGTACTTATTCAACTCACGCAGTTTCTCTTGGACAATAA
- the pgk gene encoding phosphoglycerate kinase produces the protein MKKYKKISEATIEPGTKVLVRCDFNVPIANGEVTDDFRIQQSLETIRFLVERGAVVLLISHIESGEGTLRPVLPVLQKLLPHNTVAFCTDVLETCAETIKHVTPGSIILSENIRLYDGEKKNDIEFAKSLRALADVYVNEAFSVSHRTHATVSALPKLFGAKSYAGFQFDTEISMLSIAFNAPKPFIFILGGAKFDTKLPLIKRFMHETDLIFVGGALAHNFYIERGDSIGTSLVSEGQFQTVEIARSGKVTVPEEVVIETDKEGHQVRIGTPHELKSTERIVDAAPSAIEALIPQLQSAVCVVWNGPLGSYEEGYDAGTLLMARLIAEHTPQSAKKIVGGGDTLAAIQSAGVFKEYTFVSTGGGAMLDFLSAGTIPGLEALS, from the coding sequence ATGAAAAAATATAAGAAAATTTCAGAGGCGACTATCGAGCCTGGAACAAAGGTATTAGTACGGTGTGACTTTAATGTACCAATCGCAAATGGGGAAGTTACAGATGATTTTAGAATCCAACAGAGCCTAGAAACAATTCGTTTTTTGGTTGAACGTGGTGCAGTTGTTCTTCTAATTTCTCACATTGAAAGTGGAGAAGGAACATTACGTCCTGTGCTTCCTGTGTTACAAAAACTACTCCCACATAATACTGTTGCTTTTTGTACAGACGTTCTTGAGACGTGTGCCGAAACAATTAAGCATGTTACTCCAGGCTCAATTATTCTTTCTGAAAACATTCGTCTGTATGACGGTGAAAAGAAAAATGACATCGAGTTTGCAAAATCTCTCCGGGCCCTTGCGGATGTGTATGTAAACGAAGCGTTCTCTGTCTCACACCGCACTCACGCGACAGTCTCAGCGCTGCCTAAATTGTTTGGTGCTAAATCGTACGCCGGCTTCCAGTTTGATACAGAAATCTCAATGTTATCAATTGCCTTCAATGCACCAAAACCTTTTATCTTTATACTTGGGGGAGCGAAATTTGATACAAAACTTCCTCTCATAAAACGGTTTATGCACGAAACAGACCTAATTTTTGTTGGTGGTGCACTGGCACATAATTTTTATATAGAGAGAGGTGACTCAATCGGAACATCGCTTGTTTCAGAAGGGCAATTCCAGACTGTCGAGATAGCACGGTCAGGAAAAGTAACTGTTCCAGAAGAGGTGGTAATTGAAACAGATAAGGAAGGACACCAGGTGCGAATTGGAACCCCACACGAGCTGAAGTCCACCGAGAGAATTGTTGATGCAGCGCCGTCTGCAATCGAAGCACTTATACCGCAGTTACAGTCAGCTGTATGCGTTGTATGGAATGGTCCTCTGGGTAGTTATGAAGAAGGATACGACGCAGGAACGCTACTCATGGCACGTCTCATTGCTGAACATACTCCCCAAAGTGCAAAGAAGATCGTAGGTGGAGGAGATACACTTGCTGCGATCCAGTCTGCTGGAGTATTTAAAGAATACACATTCGTTTCAACGGGTGGCGGAGCAATGTTAGATTTCCTAAGTGCGGGAACTATTCCTGGTCTTGAGGCATTGTCCTAA
- a CDS encoding CAP domain-containing protein codes for MRTATAKRLWIIVASASLFVVACLILNQISAYFTARETDSENRFHSSSTDSLGLNKSEYEITDSSERALPREVLVSSPLVVWNEESVNELQAEIVVEETNRVRTDEGVAALSQNATLARSAARKVEDMFQKQYFEHVSPEGSGADSFVKEVGYEYVSIGENLALGQFKNEADLVRAWMESPGHRENILRAQFQEIGVAVGYGLYEGKQVLIAVQHFGRPLTSCPEIHVAAKEKIDTLQPLLEKKSMHIDELEEKIKQIEAEGRTDSNEYSETFKAYDEAVASYNATVQTLRYNTSAYNDSVRQFNECIKSSR; via the coding sequence ATGCGCACGGCTACAGCCAAGCGGTTATGGATCATCGTGGCCTCGGCGTCACTGTTTGTTGTTGCGTGTTTGATTTTAAATCAAATTTCAGCGTATTTTACTGCACGGGAAACAGATTCTGAAAATCGATTTCATTCGTCATCGACGGATTCGTTGGGTTTAAATAAATCAGAATATGAAATTACTGATTCTTCAGAACGAGCATTACCTCGTGAAGTTCTGGTATCTTCACCGCTTGTAGTGTGGAATGAGGAGAGTGTTAATGAGTTGCAAGCAGAAATCGTAGTCGAAGAAACTAACCGCGTGCGAACTGATGAAGGTGTTGCGGCACTTTCCCAAAATGCCACACTTGCACGTTCAGCTGCTCGAAAGGTGGAAGATATGTTTCAGAAACAGTATTTTGAACACGTCTCACCAGAGGGTAGTGGTGCAGATTCTTTTGTAAAGGAAGTTGGATATGAATACGTTTCAATTGGTGAAAATTTAGCACTCGGACAGTTTAAGAACGAAGCGGATTTAGTCCGGGCGTGGATGGAGAGTCCAGGACACCGTGAGAATATTTTACGCGCTCAGTTTCAGGAAATTGGTGTCGCTGTTGGATATGGTCTGTATGAGGGAAAACAGGTACTAATTGCCGTGCAGCACTTTGGAAGACCGCTTACAAGTTGTCCTGAAATTCATGTTGCTGCAAAGGAAAAGATAGATACTCTTCAACCGCTTCTAGAAAAGAAATCTATGCACATTGATGAACTAGAAGAAAAGATCAAGCAGATTGAAGCTGAGGGGCGAACTGATAGTAATGAATATTCAGAAACGTTTAAAGCGTATGACGAGGCAGTTGCTTCGTACAACGCAACAGTGCAGACGCTTAGGTATAACACGTCTGCATATAATGATTCCGTGCGGCAATTTAATGAGTGTATAAAGTCATCAAGGTAG
- the recJ gene encoding single-stranded-DNA-specific exonuclease RecJ, producing the protein MKNDLLNLLLTKRNIISEDDKEQFLYPDFDKHTHDPFLMPGMQKAVDRIGQAIKGDEHIVVYSDYDADGIPGGVVLHDFFKKIGYTNFSNYIPHRHDEGFGLNSDAIKQFAEKGARLIITIDCGITDVDEVREANENGMDVIVTDHHLPHDVLPDAHAIVNPKLKGSQYPFKELCGAGVIYKVVDGIIKSRSIESVNNSLKPGHEKWLLDMVGIATLSDMVPLTGENRVFATYGLKVLRKTGRPGLLKLFSKLRMQQSTLTEDDIAFMITPKINAASRMAHPMDAFNMLASDDPTVAGVAAEYLLKINDQRKIIGAQLTREITKREEEFINDPIVVIGNPDWKPGVLGLMANALSEKVGKSVFLWGKEDSPHYKGSVRATRNENIVEIMNIAHEEDPFLFDAFGGHAASGGFSVTHEKIHGLKDALIKAYTKYQSQKVKDATMSGVVEVCDCELELHDVSNDLVRMLSQLSPYGMDNPKPVFRISSAKVVGVKKFGKAKEHIELRIQNNEVVLKCIEFYPKDVVFDSLGVGDTVEMLGFIEESFFGGREIRMRMQRVRKIV; encoded by the coding sequence GTGAAAAACGACCTTTTAAACCTCCTTCTTACTAAACGTAATATTATTTCAGAAGACGATAAGGAGCAATTTCTTTATCCTGATTTTGATAAACATACCCATGACCCTTTTTTAATGCCAGGCATGCAAAAGGCTGTTGATCGTATTGGACAGGCCATTAAGGGTGATGAACACATTGTTGTTTATAGTGATTATGATGCTGATGGTATTCCGGGAGGAGTAGTACTCCATGACTTCTTCAAAAAAATTGGATACACAAACTTTTCAAATTACATTCCTCATAGGCATGATGAGGGGTTTGGATTAAACAGTGATGCAATTAAGCAATTTGCAGAAAAAGGAGCAAGGTTAATCATAACCATCGACTGTGGAATTACTGATGTAGATGAAGTACGTGAGGCAAATGAAAACGGTATGGATGTCATTGTTACAGACCACCACTTACCTCACGATGTATTACCTGATGCGCACGCGATCGTAAATCCAAAATTAAAAGGTAGTCAGTATCCTTTTAAAGAGTTGTGTGGTGCGGGAGTGATCTATAAGGTAGTCGACGGCATCATCAAGTCTCGGAGTATTGAGAGTGTAAATAATTCACTAAAACCGGGTCATGAGAAGTGGTTACTTGATATGGTTGGTATTGCCACACTCTCTGACATGGTCCCATTAACCGGTGAGAATCGAGTATTTGCGACATATGGTTTAAAGGTGTTACGAAAAACTGGTCGCCCGGGATTATTAAAGTTGTTTTCGAAGTTGCGAATGCAACAGTCTACGCTTACAGAAGACGATATTGCGTTTATGATTACGCCAAAAATAAATGCCGCGTCAAGAATGGCGCACCCAATGGATGCATTCAATATGCTTGCGTCTGATGATCCAACTGTTGCCGGAGTGGCAGCTGAGTACTTATTGAAAATTAATGACCAGAGGAAAATAATTGGTGCGCAACTTACACGAGAAATTACAAAAAGAGAAGAGGAATTTATTAATGACCCAATTGTGGTTATTGGAAATCCGGATTGGAAACCAGGTGTATTAGGACTCATGGCAAACGCACTTTCAGAAAAAGTTGGAAAGTCTGTATTTTTGTGGGGGAAGGAAGATTCACCACATTATAAAGGCTCTGTTAGGGCTACGCGAAATGAAAATATTGTTGAGATCATGAACATTGCACATGAAGAAGACCCGTTTCTTTTTGATGCATTTGGTGGCCATGCCGCCTCAGGTGGATTTTCAGTGACTCATGAAAAAATTCACGGTTTGAAAGACGCATTAATTAAAGCGTATACAAAATACCAAAGCCAGAAAGTTAAAGATGCCACCATGTCAGGAGTGGTTGAGGTTTGTGACTGTGAGCTTGAATTACACGATGTCTCTAATGACCTTGTCAGGATGTTGTCTCAATTGAGTCCATACGGGATGGATAATCCTAAGCCAGTATTTAGAATTTCTTCAGCAAAGGTTGTGGGTGTTAAAAAATTTGGTAAAGCAAAAGAACACATTGAACTGCGCATACAGAATAATGAAGTAGTATTAAAGTGTATTGAGTTTTACCCAAAAGATGTCGTGTTTGATTCTCTGGGGGTGGGGGATACTGTTGAAATGCTTGGTTTTATTGAAGAATCCTTCTTTGGTGGACGTGAAATTCGAATGCGTATGCAGCGAGTACGAAAAATAGTATAA
- the tpiA gene encoding triose-phosphate isomerase yields the protein MALRTKPRKFQAPMLIGNWKMNPDTLDEAKLLFRAVAKAAASPKYGTIGVAVPTLYLREFLNSPQAKKSKLVVLAQDAFQEKSGAYTGRVSARMLREAGITATLIGHSEMRQAGDTDEIANIKLHAAINEGLTVVVCIGEKVRDDEGTHLHFIRQQLLTTFRNFPKGFESQLVIAYEPVWAIGTGVSMDPTDLHETVLYIRKQLAFENGYQHLSQIPILYGGSVNPENARSFIENGEVQGLLVGKQSLTVQSFMQIYDVLLPIRSKRK from the coding sequence ATGGCACTCCGAACAAAACCACGAAAATTTCAAGCTCCAATGTTGATTGGAAATTGGAAGATGAATCCCGACACGCTCGATGAGGCTAAGCTCTTATTTAGAGCTGTAGCAAAGGCAGCTGCTTCACCAAAATATGGGACTATTGGTGTTGCGGTCCCAACACTGTACCTACGTGAATTTTTAAACTCTCCACAGGCAAAAAAATCGAAGCTTGTAGTTTTGGCGCAAGATGCGTTTCAAGAGAAAAGCGGAGCGTATACTGGCCGTGTTTCTGCGCGCATGTTACGTGAGGCGGGAATTACCGCTACGCTCATCGGTCACTCTGAAATGAGGCAGGCAGGGGACACGGATGAGATTGCAAATATAAAGCTGCATGCCGCGATTAACGAAGGTTTGACGGTTGTTGTCTGTATTGGAGAAAAAGTCCGAGATGATGAAGGGACTCATTTGCATTTTATACGTCAGCAATTGCTCACCACATTTAGAAATTTTCCAAAAGGCTTTGAGTCACAGTTGGTAATTGCGTATGAGCCAGTGTGGGCAATCGGGACTGGTGTTTCAATGGACCCGACTGATTTACACGAAACAGTGTTATATATTCGAAAACAATTAGCATTTGAAAATGGCTACCAGCACCTTTCACAGATACCAATTCTTTATGGCGGATCAGTGAATCCCGAGAATGCACGAAGTTTTATTGAAAACGGTGAAGTACAAGGGTTGCTTGTGGGAAAACAAAGTCTGACTGTACAGAGTTTTATGCAGATTTACGATGTACTATTGCCAATTCGTTCTAAAAGGAAATAA
- a CDS encoding HIT domain-containing protein, with the protein MTTNQANCLFCKIVTGTIPTAKIYEDDHTIAFLDIRPNSKGHSLVIPKKHSQDFLHTDKETASSLIQTVHIVAQKLESVLGTSHMNIATNVGQEAGQIIFHTHIHIIPRYKGVVGKGYSYKEKEMEELAENIRTMPQDQE; encoded by the coding sequence ATGACTACCAACCAAGCAAATTGTCTCTTTTGTAAGATAGTAACTGGCACCATTCCTACAGCAAAAATCTATGAGGATGATCACACGATTGCTTTCCTAGACATCCGTCCGAACAGTAAAGGTCACAGTCTTGTTATTCCCAAAAAGCATTCCCAAGACTTTTTACATACAGACAAAGAAACAGCTAGTTCTCTTATTCAAACAGTACATATTGTGGCCCAAAAACTCGAATCGGTGTTAGGCACATCTCACATGAACATTGCAACAAATGTTGGACAAGAGGCTGGGCAAATTATCTTCCATACGCACATCCACATCATTCCAAGATACAAAGGAGTGGTTGGTAAGGGGTATTCCTACAAAGAAAAAGAAATGGAAGAACTAGCGGAGAACATTAGGACAATGCCTCAAGACCAGGAATAG